The Arachis ipaensis cultivar K30076 chromosome B03, Araip1.1, whole genome shotgun sequence region AAGCTCATATGGAGTTTTCTTTAAACCTTTTCGAATGatggttctattcaaaatataacaagctgtatttacagcttcagcccacaaAAATTTTGGAATATCATTTCACAAAGCattgccctagtcatttcttgaaggcttctatccCCTTCTTTCAACAACCCCATTTTATTGAGGTATTCTTGGGCATGAAAATTTATGTGCTATTCCAAGTTCatcacaaaaattttcaaaatcttgattttcaaactcctttccatgatcacttctcaagtgggcaatttttaaatctttttcattttggatCTTTTtacaaagagaagaaaaagcatgaaatgcatcattcttgtgtgctaagaaaagaacccaaccaaatctagagtaatcatccaccactaccaaaccataatgtttaccccccaaactttgagttcttgttggaccaaagagatcaatgtgtaacatttCTAATGGCCTTTTAGTGGAAATTccttcttttggtttaaaagatgattttacttgtttgcctagttgacaagcatcacaagtaatatccttatcaaatttaatactaggaattcctctaaccaaatttttcttaacaagcttagaaatttggtacatgcttgcatgacccaatttcttatgccaaggccatttttcagattcaagagaagtaaaGGTTACTTTTTGATCCTTTAAGTCCTCTatagttaatccatacacattattgcaccttttagcCTCAAACAAAATGTCATCAGATTTTTCACATACAACCAAGCAGTCCAATTGTCTAAAAATAACCCAatatccaagatcacataattggctaatgcttagtaaattatgtttcaatccATCAACAAGCAACACATCATTAATGAAAGAAGAAAAATTCTTACCCACTTTACCTatggccactatttttccttttccattgtCACCGAAAGTAACAAagcctccatcatactcatcaagcttgatgaagaaTATTGACTTTCTGGTCATATGCTTAGAGCACCCACTATCCATATACCATATGTTGTCCTTTCTTTTGGATGCTAAGCAAACCTACAAAACAAccttaagtgaccttaggtatccaagtctttttggatcctttgatGTCAAATCATCTTCTTTGTTCCAAGCCATTATAATCACAAATAATTTTGTAAACCTTATCTCCAATCATCCTTTCACTTATGAAGCACTTTATAAGGAAATGACCATTCCAATTGCATAATCTACAAAATTTTTGAGTTGCTGTTTTCCTAAAACTTGTTGGATTTTGAAACCATGTGTCATCCGAGGTGGATGCCAAATTGGTAAAAGAAGATTTCTCAATAATTTTTTTCAGATTTGTGAAAACCCAAACCAGCTTTATCGTAAAGAGGTTTTTGGCTAGTCAAGAGTTGATTTAAATTTTCAGAGCTTTGAGCAAAGCTGGCTAGGTCCTCTTTAAGTCTTTTTATCTCTTTATGCAGCCactcatttttttcaaaataatttagaTTTGCAGTCACAGAATGGTGATATTCACAGCTTTCAAGTTCAGCTTTCAACCGCTTGTTTTTCTCAACAAGATCAACAGTGGTTTTAGCTTCCTTTAATTTATCTTTAAgaaaatcattttcagctttaAGTATTTCTATTTAGGACTCAAGATCTTGGTTTTCATAAAAGAAACATTTAATCTTTTCAGAAAGATGATGAATCATAAGATGAAGGTCTTCAATTGAGGGTTCAGAAAATATTACCTCATCAACTATGTCGGCCATGAGACACGTTTGAGACTTGGTTTCTATTTTATCATATTCATCAGAATCATTTTCCAAGCCCTCCCAAGATTCCACGAGAcctatcttctttcctttttttggCTTGTCCTCCTTCTTCAGTTTTGGACAATCAGACTTGAAGTGCCCAGCTTCTTTACAATTGTAACATATTACTTTACCGAGATCCCTCTTTAGCTTCCTTGAGCTGCCTCTTTTGTTTCGTTCCTTTAGCTTCACCATTTTTCTGAATTTCTtagcaaacaacacaaattcattttcagaagagttatcactaGATTCATTTTCCAGAGGTTCAGTAATAGATTTGAgagtaatttctttttttttttgtatctttttttaaatatgtgttttcaaatacaagtaaatttcctctcaaatcatcataggTCATAGTATCAATGTTACTACTTTCAGCTATCACTATTGCTTTGGTTTCCCACtgttttgtgagacatctcaatatTTTTCTCACAAACACAGATTCAGAATATGTgatccccatagcatccaagccagtgACGATGacgttgaatctttcaaacagtTCATCTATCgtctctccttccttcattgagaagaTTTCATATTCTCTATTCAGCATGTCTATTCTGGTCTCTTGACTTGAGTTGTGCCTTCAAGAGTAATTtaaagtttgtcccagattttctttgctgtTGTGCATTGTGATACTcgtcggtattcctcgaagctgacaatacagttgagcaagttgaccGCTTTGGCATTGAGCTCTACTttctttttctcatcatcattccAATCAGCTTCACCTTTGAGAGTAACCACACCATCGGCTCCAGTAGTGGTTAGAAATTGTGGACCTTTCAGGattatcttccaaagtctgtaatctaCAGATTGaacaaaaatcttcattctttctttccagtAATTGTAGTTTTTTCCATTGAAGAATGGAAgtctgttgcttgactgcccTTCGTCAGAGTATAGGCCACCAGATTTGAACCACTATTAGTtgccatcaggatcttttctccaagatgcaaagcttgatctctttgagaccaagctctgataccaattgatggtaatcagtggctaagagaaggaggggttgaatcttagcccctttttgctatatattaatttcttctttttcaaagagctttaggagatatttctacattttgtctcataaccagtcaagagacattttctttttatcttgtaaccgattaggagatatttttaattttgtctccaGTACAACAGAAATAGAATAggaatagaagagagagagagaatcataCCCAGTATCTtggttcaactgctaagtgcaatgcagcctacatctagtctccatcacaactgtgacgaaatttcactataatcatcagttacatacaccaattctttcCTAGAAACTATccattcctatctgggacaaatctaGATTTTATCCCCaaatctgaacttgacttggaTACCTACCAAGCTTTTAAtcgtaaagtgctaacccaacttgcaagggaatctcCACAGGATCGTGAAACACAAcatacagatgtacaaaggaaccCTTAAATATCTctggatttttctttaattttgctttctctgtcttttttttctcactggctttttcttacaaacctcactctgtttgccttttaccatgagactcagacagacaaaactaaagaaaagaaaacaaaataaaactcatTGAAGGAAAAGAACTCTGTTAGCTTCGgatagctatgagaactctatgCTTACTTTTCTTGTCTCAACCCTTGGCCATTCactcttattatagaaggggaagcttccaaggttgaaaccagtTCAACCAAGCCACTAACATCTTCTCCAACACATAGCcggttcggacagagagaagagagaggaaaaaccgaaagcaaatcaacatgcatgtacctctctctcatcccttctcatcaaacttcatcaatctgagcctttCATCTTGACTTTGTCCCCAAGAATGAATTCTGACCTTTGATGAATCTTTGATCCTTTACAGCTCCTTCCTTTCCATATTTGCTCCTTCCTCAACGTAGCTCCAATAGCTACCTTCTGTCTTGGATGAACAAAAATGGAAACGAGCTTTTTCAcagagatcttcttctctgaccgaggcCGATTGCTTCTATTCTAGGCATgaggatcttgaagcttcttcttGAAATATTTCCTTCAGTGACAAAGATCTTAGCCACactatgcttcagatcttcctttttctttaatGACCTTCTTCATCCTAGTCTTTTGCTTCTTCATAGCTTCACTGTATCTCTGATAACTTGCTCTTGCTATCTTTTTCTCTGACAATGAAATGACCGaaacaaagagagagaagaaaaaagcATTCAAtgtgaaattaaatgaaattgaaatgttaCTAACATTTTCCAAGGAGTGGAGTAACGTGTGGAGCCATCAATGTAAttaactcaatttaattttctctttcagTTACCAATGCTTGtgctttatttaattaaattttgaattccatAACCCATGAAATAGGTAATCGAATTGTGCATCAACAAATTGGACTCCTTTTGTTTTGTAATCAATGTATGGCATCTTTGAGCCATTTTCTTCATTATTTTGTTTTATCAAAATGAGTCTGGGGTTTGGACTTAACTTCAATTCAAGTCTCAGCAACTTGGATCAATCAAAGCAAATTAATTCATTTATCAATTTGGACTTATGTGACTTTTGGCCCAATAATCAAAATCTGTACACTAAACAAAATCCATCAGCCAAATAATTTGAAGCAAATATTAagttaacaatttttttaattaacattTTTAATTATGTTTGATCATAACAATAATTTCAAGTTTTCTAAACTCATCATAAGTCAAAGTTACTATATCACTTATTATTAATGGATGTGTACtttatttagtttttgtttttttcaatTTGGTTGGGTCTTGACTAAGAGAATTTTTAGGCTACACTTCTACTCTTTTTGAGTGACTGTTTAATTAGAAAGAAGAAAAGGTGATATCTTCGAACATTTAGAGTTTGTCTTGTTCTAAatttgaagaaaataaaaatttactaTGATTTTTATCTTTAAAACCAAATTTGAAGAAAGCCAATGATACTTTGATTGGATGGCAACCCACAAGTGACCAAACACTTTGACGTAAGTCTGGAGTTCGAGTATGAAAAAGATGTTAGAGCATCTTTTAGCTAACATCTATTAGGTCTTTCTAGACTAGATCCCAgggctaaaaaaattatttacttgtagataatatataaggttaATCCAAGATGACACACACACAAACGTTGAAAAAGAGAGAATAAATAACCCATGAAATCCAAAAactcttgttctttttcttcttttgtttctgCTTCTCCCGTGTCAACTAATGAAGACATGCATGTGaggaaaaaaaaggataaaaagcAATCCCTCTCTAAAAATTCTACTTTATTTTTTCGTACAATATTTCTTTTTTCTCTATGCCCATATTGTCATGACTGACATGCCTCCTGCTccgagaaaaacaaaaagatatgcACAAATCTGAAGCTTCACTCTACTTTGAAGCCTTGAGCCCATAAAATCAGTGGCCAATAACTCTACCAATGCCATGTAATTGAGAAGCCCTGCAGacacagcattcaaaacaccttCAACTATGAGTGAGGTTGGACTTGTTTCACTGTACGTCTTCGACAAAGCTATCCCCAATGCGATTCCAAATGGAGTTGTCACGGAAAAGAAGAATGCCATAATGCACTTCATCATCATCCCATATTCTGCCTGTTACCAAAAAAAGATAatgaaaaagaaatatatatTCGTTAGATAGGTatctatttatatattaaataattctTAGTTACATTTTATTTTCACATAAAATTAAATATCACTAGTGAGCAAATCATAATTTTCAtctcaaataatttaatatttgacAACAtaatcttcaaaaaaaaaaaaaagaaataaaattgagCTTGGAAAAATTGTCTCAATTTGATAAAATACAGTATTTTTTCATAATGGAAAAAcaactcatgcatttttttttgttataacaTGTAGAAATTGTTTAGAAGGTACGTACAGAAAACTTACCTAACATTCAATATATAgaatatttttttagtatttatgtttTTACCAAAAGGATTTCAAAAAGAATttacttaaaataaaattattaaatttaaaagcTGAAATATCTTTTTTCTAAGCATACATTTCGACctctaaagttttttttttttgagtatgCTTTTTTATTCTTAGTGTATTTTGCAAATTAAGATTATTTTTGGAGGATCAAAATGTTATTTCATTCATTTAAAAGTCATTTTGTTAAAAAATGAGAATCCAAAATGATAGTTCACTCTTATCATAATTATTATGTTAGTAAATATTacacttttaaatattttttttattattttttattctttaaatacCATAAAAAACGGACAACAATATTACCCGACTGTTAAATTACTAGGATTAAACCATTCAAATATAAGCATTAATATATTTTATCACTTTTAACATACtgattaaattatttttagtgttttatatttatttttagagaactgtgaaaaataaaatatgtaacaataaaaaaattttgtttttattattctcaatTTTTCACTTTTAAAATTGTAAAactagaaaatacaataaatgaaaatagagagacaaaaaaaaatatcattttacaAAATAAACAAACATTGGTGACAATatttaatatcttttttttttaattatgcatttaCACAAAGACATGATTGAACTAAGTTATTAAGAAAAGAATATTggtaaatattaaaattaatggaATACgtgaaaaaatattaatataattttgttAATTTGGATTCAATTTTTTGTAACCTTAACattctttaattatttttttagtttatgtatatatttaaaaatagaaaattatcgTTGTTAGGAGAATGACTAGGAACAAACTTTTCTAACTATTTCATtagttcattattttttttttatcaaagataaaagactcgaacccgcaatctcttaattgagtatggggagactatgccatttgagttataactcattggttATTTTATTAGTTCATTATTAGTAGTtaagaaaatttgattttaataaaattaactagTATTATTTTTTGGTGTAGTTAATTTTTTAACATAAGAAAATATAATAAAGATATATATcggtaattaataaattaaacctGAAGTATACAGCCTCCTAAGCCCATTCCCTCAAAGAATTGATGAAAGCAGAGTGCTGCAATGAGAGGCCTAATTGTGCATGGATTATCTGAAGCTCCCATTGACAAACCAATCACCACTGAGTGCACCACAATCCCTAGCTCCAACACCTGCATACGTTTTATATACATACAACTACATCTCACAATTCATACActaaacaataaataataaacataaccCACAAGCTCAAAATTCACcaccaacaacaataataaaatgaaGATTAGTAGTGCTACATgcatataacaaaaaaatattatttgtcaCTTATAAACAAAATATGatattcttttattattgttatcattatttataattttttcgaaaacttaTTTATCACTTATATTTATCGGAGTTCTTTTTTTGTTAATGGTATAAGCTTTCTACTACTATTTTGGTAGTTTACCAACTAAGATAACTAACCTGAGCGATAACACGATAGCGTAGCAACTGTTCCGCACTCACAACTTTCGTGTTTCCATTTCCGTGTTCAATCTCATCACCGTGAGTGTGACCATGACTAAGCAATTCCAATTCTTTATTCACTTCATTGCGGCAACCACCATCAACTTCAATGTTCTTCTCGAAAAAATCACTagtagtagtagaagaagaagaagcaaggaTTCTCTTCTTAAAGAAACTGTTGGAGAAAGAGTCCACCATGAGGGTGAAAACAGCGGAA contains the following coding sequences:
- the LOC107634420 gene encoding probable zinc transporter 8 → MATTPINSNLLYKIIIVISFLAITTCPVVSAEECASNHQEACHNRSEALKFKIIAILAILVMSMIGVTLPMLSRVVPAIHPDRDLFALVKAFSSGVILATGYMHVLPDSFNDLMSDCLPKNPWHKFPFTTFIAMFSAVFTLMVDSFSNSFFKKRILASSSSTTTSDFFEKNIEVDGGCRNEVNKELELLSHGHTHGDEIEHGNGNTKVVSAEQLLRYRVIAQVLELGIVVHSVVIGLSMGASDNPCTIRPLIAALCFHQFFEGMGLGGCILQAEYGMMMKCIMAFFFSVTTPFGIALGIALSKTYSETSPTSLIVEGVLNAVSAGLLNYMALVELLATDFMGSRLQSRVKLQICAYLFVFLGAGGMSVMTIWA